The stretch of DNA GAATAGCTTTCAGAAAATGGTTTGGCGAAAATCATTCTACCAGCAGAAGTTTGTAGAGAAGAAGTCACTACGACTTGAATTTCATCTCCAACATAATGATTGCCTTCCTCGACTACTACCATAGTGCCATCTTCAAGATAACCAATTCCCTGTTGTGGCTCTTTTCCTTCCTTCAGAATTTTTAATTCTAAATGATCACCTGGTAAGTAGATCGGACGTACTGCTTGAGCCAAATCATTAACATTGAGAATTACTACTTTTTGTAAGTTGGCAACTTTACTCAAATTGTAATCATTGGTTAAAAGCATACCACTAAGCTCTTGAGCCAAAGCAATTAATTTGGCATCTACTGTATCAATATCTTCATAGTCAGCACTATGAATAATAATACGCTCAGGAAATGCTTCTTGAATACGATTGAGAATGTCTAAACCTCTTCTACCACGAATCCGTTTTTGATCGTTACTGCCATCAGCTAATTGCTGTAATTCTTGCAAAACGAACTTCGGTACTAAAATCTGTCCTTCCAAAAAACCAGTTTTAAGTAACTCTTCAATCCGACCATCGATAATAGAGCTAGTGTCTAATATTTTAGTTGAGGTTGGTTTTAAAGTTCCTTCGGCGACCAACATCGTTTCTAGACTATTAGCATTGATCAAACGTAAAAAAGTGCGTCCATGAGTATCAGCTAAACTCACTCCCATAAAAGAAAACATGACGCTGCCTAAAATAGCTAGCATCGGTTTGGCAAAACTAAGCTCTTTGGGAATTGGTAGCAAAAAGATTGGCGCAAGCATTAAATTAGCTACCAACAAACCTACTACTAAACCGATCGCACGAGTAATAATGGTTTCTATTGCTGTATTACGGATTTGAGTTTCTAATCTTCGAT from Stanieria cyanosphaera PCC 7437 encodes:
- a CDS encoding PIN/TRAM domain-containing protein; this encodes MVDVIIIIICIVAAVNLGFESLQLLPADILEQVSNIDALRFVIAGFSAIIGLGIGVVVQTTYRRLETQIRNTAIETIITRAIGLVVGLLVANLMLAPIFLLPIPKELSFAKPMLAILGSVMFSFMGVSLADTHGRTFLRLINANSLETMLVAEGTLKPTSTKILDTSSIIDGRIEELLKTGFLEGQILVPKFVLQELQQLADGSNDQKRIRGRRGLDILNRIQEAFPERIIIHSADYEDIDTVDAKLIALAQELSGMLLTNDYNLSKVANLQKVVILNVNDLAQAVRPIYLPGDHLELKILKEGKEPQQGIGYLEDGTMVVVEEGNHYVGDEIQVVVTSSLQTSAGRMIFAKPFSESYSKILK